One Coffea arabica cultivar ET-39 chromosome 5e, Coffea Arabica ET-39 HiFi, whole genome shotgun sequence DNA segment encodes these proteins:
- the LOC140006523 gene encoding 1-aminocyclopropane-1-carboxylate oxidase 1-like: protein MENFPVINMKNLNGNKRASTMEHIKDACENWGFFELVNHGIPHEMMDTVERLTKGHYKKCMEQRFKELVASKALEGVQAEVTDMDWESTFFLRHLPVSNISQVPDLDDEYRTLMKEFAVRLEKLAEELLDLLCENLGLGKGYLKKAFYGSKGPNFGTKVSNYPPCPKPELIKGLRPHTDAGGIILLFQDDKVSGLQLLKGDQWVDVPPMKHSIVVNLGDQLEVITNGKYKSVLHRVIAQTDGNRMSLASFYNPGNDAVIYPAPAVLEKEAEERKEVYPKFVFDDYMKLYAGLKFQAKEPRFELMKNVEANVTMGPIATA, encoded by the exons ATGGAGAACTTCCCAGTAATCAACATGAAAAACCTCAATGGTAACAAGAGAGCTTCCACCATGGAGCATATAAAGGATGCTTGTGAAAACTGGGGTTTCTTTGAG TTGGTGAACCATGGAATCCCACACGAGATGATGGACACAGTTGAAAGATTGACAAAAGGTCATTACAAGAAATGCATGGAGCAAAGGTTCAAGGAGTTGGTGGCAAGCAAGGCTTTAGAGGGTGTACAAGCAGAGGTTACGGATATGGATTGGGAGAGCACATTTTTCTTGCGCCACCTTCCTGTCTCAAACATTTCACAAGTCCCTGATCTAGATGATGAATACAG GACCCTCATGAAGGAGTTTGCTGTAAGATTAGAAAAATTGGCTGAAGAACTTCTTGATTTACTATGTGAAAATCTTGGTCTTGGGAAGGGCTATTTGAAGAAAGCCTTTTATGGTTCAAAAGGTCCCAATTTTGGCACCAAGGTTAGCAACTACCCTCCATGTCCCAAGCCAGAATTGATTAAGGGACTTCGACCACACACTGATGCTGGTGGGATTATCTTGCTTTTCCAAGATGATAAAGTaagtggtctacaactcctcaaGGGTGATCAATGGGTTGATGTCCCTCCAATGAAGCACTCTATTGTGGTCAACCTTGGTGACCAACTCGAG GTGATTACCAATGGAAAATACAAAAGTGTGCTCCACCGAGTCATAGCTCAAACAGATGGAAATAGGATGTCACTTGCTTCATTCTACAATCCAGGCAATGATGCAGTTATTTATCCAGCACCAGCAGTACTGGAAAAAGaagcagaagaaagaaaagaagtctACCCAAAATTTGTTTTTGATGACTACATGAAACTGTATGCTGGACTTAAATTCCAGGCCAAAGAGCCAAGATTTGAACTCATGAAGAACGTGGAAGCCAATGTTACCATGGGTCCAATTGCAACTGCCTAG
- the LOC140006990 gene encoding uncharacterized protein, with product MLKQHLQLAQERMKKYADERRSEREFNEGDWVYLRLQPYRQSSVALRGNTKLTAKYFGPYKVNERIGNVAYRLQLPTTSKVHPVFHVSLLKRKVGDKITPTLQLPEVDEKGHWKVEPVAVLDRRMVKRGNAAAVQWLIHWWGTDPAEATWEDAEGIGRQFPKFQS from the coding sequence ATGTTAAAACAGCATTTGCAACTGGCTCAGGAAAGAATGAAGAAATATGCTGATGAAAGGAGAAGTGAGAGGGAATTCAATGAAGGAGATTGGGTATATCTAAGGTTACAACCTTACAGGCAAAGCTCAGTAGCTCTCAGGGGAAACACCAAACTCACGGCTAAGTACTTTGGCCCCTACAAGGTAAATGAAAGGATTGGAAACGTGGCATACAGGCTACAACTACCTACCACCTCCAAAGTGCACCCTGTCTTTCATGTATCTTTGCTGAAGAGGAAGGTTGGAGACAAGATCACTCCTACTCTCCAACTACCTGAAGTGGATGAGAAGGGACATTGGAAGGTCGAGCCAGTAGCTGTGCTCGACAGGAGAATGGTGAAAAGAGGAAATGCAGCTGCTGTACAGTGGCTGATCCACTGGTGGGGAACGGATCCTGCAGAGGCCACATGGGAGGATGCTGAAGGAATTGGAAGACAGTTCCCCAAGTTTCAATCTTGA
- the LOC113688572 gene encoding 1-aminocyclopropane-1-carboxylate oxidase 1-like has product MENFPVINMKNLNGDKRASTMEHIKDACENWGFFELVNHGIPHEMMDTVERLTKGHYKKCMEQRFKELVASKALEGVQAEITDMDWESTFFLRHLPVSNISQVPDLDDEYRTIMKEFAVRLEKLAQELLDLLCENLGLEKGYLKKAFYGSKGPNFGTKVSNYPPCPKPELIKGLRPHTDAGGVILLFQDDKVSGLQLLKGDQWVDVPPMKHSIVVNLGDQLEVITNGKYKSVLHRVIAQTDGNRMSLASFYNPGNDAVIYPAPAVLEKEAEERKEVYPKFVFDDYMKLYAGLKFQAKEPRFELMKSEEANVTMGPIATA; this is encoded by the exons ATGGAGAACTTCCCAGTAATCAACATGAAAAACCTCAATGGTGACAAGAGAGCTTCCACCATGGAGCATATAAAGGATGCTTGTGAAAACTGGGGTTTCTTTGAG TTGGTGAACCATGGAATCCCACACGAGATGATGGACACAGTTGAAAGATTGACAAAAGGTCATTACAAGAAATGCATGGAACAAAGGTTCAAGGAGTTGGTGGCAAGCAAGGCTTTAGAGGGTGTACAAGCTGAGATCACTGATATGGATTGGGAGAGCACATTTTTCTTGCGCCACCTTCCTGTCTCAAACATTTCACAAGTCCCTGATCTAGATGATGAATACAG GACTATCATGAAGGAGTTTGCTGTAAGATTAGAAAAATTGGCTCAAGAACTTCTTGATTTACTATGTGAAAATCTTGGTCTTGAGAAGGGCTATTTGAAGAAAGCCTTTTATGGTTCAAAAGGTCCCAATTTTGGCACCAAGGTTAGCAACTACCCTCCATGTCCCAAGCCAGAATTGATTAAGGGACTTCGACCACACACTGATGCTGGTGGGGTTATCTTGCTTTTCCAAGATGATAAAGTaagtggtctacaactcctcaaGGGTGATCAATGGGTTGATGTCCCTCCAATGAAGCACTCTATTGTGGTCAACCTTGGTGACCAACTCGAG GTGATTACCAATGGAAAATACAAAAGTGTGCTCCACAGAGTCATAGCTCAAACAGATGGAAATAGGATGTCACTTGCTTCATTCTACAATCCAGGTAATGATGCAGTTATTTATCCAGCACCAGCAGTACTGGAAAAAGaagcagaagaaagaaaagaagtctACCCAAAATTTGTTTTTGATGACTACATGAAACTCTATGCTGGACTTAAATTCCAGGCCAAAGAGCCAAGATTTGAACTCATGAAGAGCGAAGAAGCCAATGTTACCATGGGTCCAATTGCAACTGCTTAG